In one window of Tachypleus tridentatus isolate NWPU-2018 chromosome 2, ASM421037v1, whole genome shotgun sequence DNA:
- the LOC143245434 gene encoding histidine--tRNA ligase, cytoplasmic-like isoform X3 produces MAATLICNFAKLSGNLSYSHLMVSNIMFLKYLNFSFRLCHQINQVPKSLEVKTSLTNHGLEKYTLKTPKETLTGKYGEDSKLIYDLADQGGELLSLRYDLTVPFARYLAMNRITCFKRYQIAKVYRRENPVTSRGRYREFYQCDFDIAGQYDLMLPDVECVKTVVEILSELNLGDFMIKVNHRSLLDRILEVCGVSPDNFRSVCSSVDKLGQWSWEEVKAEMIEVKGLSPKVVEKIGSYIQRNDGLNLVEELINSEDLTSSGTAREGLEAMKLFFKYCEIYGIINKISFDLSLARGLDYYTGLIYEAVLTEFSHRTNSLHGHMPSVGSVAGGGRYDNLVGMFDSKCRNVPCVGFSVGIERIFSIMDARTHMGLEKQRTTETQIYVASAQKNMTEERMKICKELWDVGINTEQSYKMNPKLLDQLQYCEERIIPLVVIIGETELQKGVVKLRYVTSREEIEIERDKLVQEITAHISTFEYETHLKECSSTIHLKPETSNSLLS; encoded by the exons ATTAATCAAGTTCCAAAGTCCTTAGAAGTGAAGACTTCATTAACTAATCATGGTCTTGAGAAATACACTCTTAAAACTCCAAAg GAAACCCTCACAGGAAAATATGGGGAAGACAGCAAACTTATCTATGACCTAGCAGACCAGGGAGGTGAACTTCTGTCTCTTAGGTACGATCTCACTGTACCATTTGCTCGTTACCTAGCAATGAATAGGATCACCTGTTTCAAAAGATACCAGATTGCCAAGGTTTACCGGAGAGAGAATCCTGTCACGAGTCGTGGAAGGTATAGAGAATTTTACCAGTGT GACTTTGACATTGCAGGCCAGTATGACTTGATGCTTCCAGATGTTGAATGTGTAAAAACAGTTGTGGAAATCCTGTCAGAACTGAATCTTGGAGACTTTATGatcaaa GTTAACCATCGTAGCTTATTAGACAGAATATTGGAAGTGTGTGGTGTCTCACCAGACAACTTTCGCAGTGTTTGTTCTTCTGTTGATAAACTGGGCCAG TGGTCCTGGGAGGAGGTGAAGGCTGAGATGATTGAAGTAAAAGGTTTGTCTCCCAAAGTTGTTGAAAAAATAGGAAGTTACATTCAGAGAAATg ATGGCTTAAACCTTGTAGAAGAACTTATTAACAGTGAAGATCTCACAAGCAGTGGAACAGCACGAGAAGGATTGGAAGCAATGAAACTGTTCTTCAAATATTGTGAAATCTACGGAATAATTAATAAA ATTTCATTTGACTTGAGTTTAGCTCGAGGACTGGACTACTACACTGGACTTATATATGAAGCAGTTTTAACAG AATTCAGTCACAGAACTAACTCTCTACACGGACACATGCCTTCTGTTGGTAGTGTAGCAGGAGGTGGTCGATATGACAACcttgttggaatgtttgattcaAAGTGCAGAAATGTTCCGTGTGTTGGATTTAGTGTTGGAATTGAGAGGATTTTCTCCATAATGGATGCTCGAACTCAT ATGGGACTTGAGAAACAGAGAACTACAGAAACACAGATATATGTTGCTTCAGCACAAAAGAACATGACAGAAGAAAGAATGAAGATTTGTAAAGAACTGTGGGATGTTGGAATaaat actGAACAGTCCTACAAAATGAATCCCAAGTTATTAGACCAGCTTCAGTACTGTGAAGAACGAATTATCCCTCTGGTCGTTATTATTGGCGAGACTGAATTACAGAAGGGCGTCGTGAAGCTTCGATATGTTACAAGTAGAGAAGAG ATAGAAATTGAAAGAGATAAGTTAGTTCAAGAAATTACAGCTCATATCAGTACATTTGAATATGAAACACATCTGAAGGAATGTTCGTCAACAATTCATTTAAAACCTGAGACTTCAAATTCATTATTATCCTAA
- the LOC143245434 gene encoding histidine--tRNA ligase, cytoplasmic-like isoform X1 yields the protein MAATLICNFAKLSGNLSYSHLMVSNIMFLKYLNFSFRLCHQINQVPKSLEVKTSLTNHGLEKYTLKTPKGTRDYGPQQMAIREHVFDKIIRCFKRHGAETIDTPTFELKETLTGKYGEDSKLIYDLADQGGELLSLRYDLTVPFARYLAMNRITCFKRYQIAKVYRRENPVTSRGRYREFYQCDFDIAGQYDLMLPDVECVKTVVEILSELNLGDFMIKVNHRSLLDRILEVCGVSPDNFRSVCSSVDKLGQWSWEEVKAEMIEVKGLSPKVVEKIGSYIQRNDGLNLVEELINSEDLTSSGTAREGLEAMKLFFKYCEIYGIINKISFDLSLARGLDYYTGLIYEAVLTEFSHRTNSLHGHMPSVGSVAGGGRYDNLVGMFDSKCRNVPCVGFSVGIERIFSIMDARTHMGLEKQRTTETQIYVASAQKNMTEERMKICKELWDVGINTEQSYKMNPKLLDQLQYCEERIIPLVVIIGETELQKGVVKLRYVTSREEIEIERDKLVQEITAHISTFEYETHLKECSSTIHLKPETSNSLLS from the exons ATTAATCAAGTTCCAAAGTCCTTAGAAGTGAAGACTTCATTAACTAATCATGGTCTTGAGAAATACACTCTTAAAACTCCAAAg GGAACAAGAGACTATGGTCCTCAACAGATGGCAATTAGGGAGCATGTGTTTGATAAAATTATTCGTTGTTTTAAACGTCATGGGGCCGAAACCATTGATACTCCAACTTTTGAATTGAAG GAAACCCTCACAGGAAAATATGGGGAAGACAGCAAACTTATCTATGACCTAGCAGACCAGGGAGGTGAACTTCTGTCTCTTAGGTACGATCTCACTGTACCATTTGCTCGTTACCTAGCAATGAATAGGATCACCTGTTTCAAAAGATACCAGATTGCCAAGGTTTACCGGAGAGAGAATCCTGTCACGAGTCGTGGAAGGTATAGAGAATTTTACCAGTGT GACTTTGACATTGCAGGCCAGTATGACTTGATGCTTCCAGATGTTGAATGTGTAAAAACAGTTGTGGAAATCCTGTCAGAACTGAATCTTGGAGACTTTATGatcaaa GTTAACCATCGTAGCTTATTAGACAGAATATTGGAAGTGTGTGGTGTCTCACCAGACAACTTTCGCAGTGTTTGTTCTTCTGTTGATAAACTGGGCCAG TGGTCCTGGGAGGAGGTGAAGGCTGAGATGATTGAAGTAAAAGGTTTGTCTCCCAAAGTTGTTGAAAAAATAGGAAGTTACATTCAGAGAAATg ATGGCTTAAACCTTGTAGAAGAACTTATTAACAGTGAAGATCTCACAAGCAGTGGAACAGCACGAGAAGGATTGGAAGCAATGAAACTGTTCTTCAAATATTGTGAAATCTACGGAATAATTAATAAA ATTTCATTTGACTTGAGTTTAGCTCGAGGACTGGACTACTACACTGGACTTATATATGAAGCAGTTTTAACAG AATTCAGTCACAGAACTAACTCTCTACACGGACACATGCCTTCTGTTGGTAGTGTAGCAGGAGGTGGTCGATATGACAACcttgttggaatgtttgattcaAAGTGCAGAAATGTTCCGTGTGTTGGATTTAGTGTTGGAATTGAGAGGATTTTCTCCATAATGGATGCTCGAACTCAT ATGGGACTTGAGAAACAGAGAACTACAGAAACACAGATATATGTTGCTTCAGCACAAAAGAACATGACAGAAGAAAGAATGAAGATTTGTAAAGAACTGTGGGATGTTGGAATaaat actGAACAGTCCTACAAAATGAATCCCAAGTTATTAGACCAGCTTCAGTACTGTGAAGAACGAATTATCCCTCTGGTCGTTATTATTGGCGAGACTGAATTACAGAAGGGCGTCGTGAAGCTTCGATATGTTACAAGTAGAGAAGAG ATAGAAATTGAAAGAGATAAGTTAGTTCAAGAAATTACAGCTCATATCAGTACATTTGAATATGAAACACATCTGAAGGAATGTTCGTCAACAATTCATTTAAAACCTGAGACTTCAAATTCATTATTATCCTAA
- the LOC143245434 gene encoding histidine--tRNA ligase, cytoplasmic-like isoform X2 translates to MAATLICNFAKLSGNLSYSHLMVSNIMFLKYLNFSFRLCHQINQVPKSLEVKTSLTNHGLEKYTLKTPKGTRDYGPQQMAIREHVFDKIIRCFKRHGAETIDTPTFELKETLTGKYGEDSKLIYDLADQGGELLSLRYDLTVPFARYLAMNRITCFKRYQIAKVYRRENPVTSRGRYREFYQCDFDIAGQYDLMLPDVECVKTVVEILSELNLGDFMIKWSWEEVKAEMIEVKGLSPKVVEKIGSYIQRNDGLNLVEELINSEDLTSSGTAREGLEAMKLFFKYCEIYGIINKISFDLSLARGLDYYTGLIYEAVLTEFSHRTNSLHGHMPSVGSVAGGGRYDNLVGMFDSKCRNVPCVGFSVGIERIFSIMDARTHMGLEKQRTTETQIYVASAQKNMTEERMKICKELWDVGINTEQSYKMNPKLLDQLQYCEERIIPLVVIIGETELQKGVVKLRYVTSREEIEIERDKLVQEITAHISTFEYETHLKECSSTIHLKPETSNSLLS, encoded by the exons ATTAATCAAGTTCCAAAGTCCTTAGAAGTGAAGACTTCATTAACTAATCATGGTCTTGAGAAATACACTCTTAAAACTCCAAAg GGAACAAGAGACTATGGTCCTCAACAGATGGCAATTAGGGAGCATGTGTTTGATAAAATTATTCGTTGTTTTAAACGTCATGGGGCCGAAACCATTGATACTCCAACTTTTGAATTGAAG GAAACCCTCACAGGAAAATATGGGGAAGACAGCAAACTTATCTATGACCTAGCAGACCAGGGAGGTGAACTTCTGTCTCTTAGGTACGATCTCACTGTACCATTTGCTCGTTACCTAGCAATGAATAGGATCACCTGTTTCAAAAGATACCAGATTGCCAAGGTTTACCGGAGAGAGAATCCTGTCACGAGTCGTGGAAGGTATAGAGAATTTTACCAGTGT GACTTTGACATTGCAGGCCAGTATGACTTGATGCTTCCAGATGTTGAATGTGTAAAAACAGTTGTGGAAATCCTGTCAGAACTGAATCTTGGAGACTTTATGatcaaa TGGTCCTGGGAGGAGGTGAAGGCTGAGATGATTGAAGTAAAAGGTTTGTCTCCCAAAGTTGTTGAAAAAATAGGAAGTTACATTCAGAGAAATg ATGGCTTAAACCTTGTAGAAGAACTTATTAACAGTGAAGATCTCACAAGCAGTGGAACAGCACGAGAAGGATTGGAAGCAATGAAACTGTTCTTCAAATATTGTGAAATCTACGGAATAATTAATAAA ATTTCATTTGACTTGAGTTTAGCTCGAGGACTGGACTACTACACTGGACTTATATATGAAGCAGTTTTAACAG AATTCAGTCACAGAACTAACTCTCTACACGGACACATGCCTTCTGTTGGTAGTGTAGCAGGAGGTGGTCGATATGACAACcttgttggaatgtttgattcaAAGTGCAGAAATGTTCCGTGTGTTGGATTTAGTGTTGGAATTGAGAGGATTTTCTCCATAATGGATGCTCGAACTCAT ATGGGACTTGAGAAACAGAGAACTACAGAAACACAGATATATGTTGCTTCAGCACAAAAGAACATGACAGAAGAAAGAATGAAGATTTGTAAAGAACTGTGGGATGTTGGAATaaat actGAACAGTCCTACAAAATGAATCCCAAGTTATTAGACCAGCTTCAGTACTGTGAAGAACGAATTATCCCTCTGGTCGTTATTATTGGCGAGACTGAATTACAGAAGGGCGTCGTGAAGCTTCGATATGTTACAAGTAGAGAAGAG ATAGAAATTGAAAGAGATAAGTTAGTTCAAGAAATTACAGCTCATATCAGTACATTTGAATATGAAACACATCTGAAGGAATGTTCGTCAACAATTCATTTAAAACCTGAGACTTCAAATTCATTATTATCCTAA
- the LOC143245434 gene encoding histidine--tRNA ligase, cytoplasmic-like isoform X4, with protein sequence MAIREHVFDKIIRCFKRHGAETIDTPTFELKETLTGKYGEDSKLIYDLADQGGELLSLRYDLTVPFARYLAMNRITCFKRYQIAKVYRRENPVTSRGRYREFYQCDFDIAGQYDLMLPDVECVKTVVEILSELNLGDFMIKVNHRSLLDRILEVCGVSPDNFRSVCSSVDKLGQWSWEEVKAEMIEVKGLSPKVVEKIGSYIQRNDGLNLVEELINSEDLTSSGTAREGLEAMKLFFKYCEIYGIINKISFDLSLARGLDYYTGLIYEAVLTEFSHRTNSLHGHMPSVGSVAGGGRYDNLVGMFDSKCRNVPCVGFSVGIERIFSIMDARTHMGLEKQRTTETQIYVASAQKNMTEERMKICKELWDVGINTEQSYKMNPKLLDQLQYCEERIIPLVVIIGETELQKGVVKLRYVTSREEIEIERDKLVQEITAHISTFEYETHLKECSSTIHLKPETSNSLLS encoded by the exons ATGGCAATTAGGGAGCATGTGTTTGATAAAATTATTCGTTGTTTTAAACGTCATGGGGCCGAAACCATTGATACTCCAACTTTTGAATTGAAG GAAACCCTCACAGGAAAATATGGGGAAGACAGCAAACTTATCTATGACCTAGCAGACCAGGGAGGTGAACTTCTGTCTCTTAGGTACGATCTCACTGTACCATTTGCTCGTTACCTAGCAATGAATAGGATCACCTGTTTCAAAAGATACCAGATTGCCAAGGTTTACCGGAGAGAGAATCCTGTCACGAGTCGTGGAAGGTATAGAGAATTTTACCAGTGT GACTTTGACATTGCAGGCCAGTATGACTTGATGCTTCCAGATGTTGAATGTGTAAAAACAGTTGTGGAAATCCTGTCAGAACTGAATCTTGGAGACTTTATGatcaaa GTTAACCATCGTAGCTTATTAGACAGAATATTGGAAGTGTGTGGTGTCTCACCAGACAACTTTCGCAGTGTTTGTTCTTCTGTTGATAAACTGGGCCAG TGGTCCTGGGAGGAGGTGAAGGCTGAGATGATTGAAGTAAAAGGTTTGTCTCCCAAAGTTGTTGAAAAAATAGGAAGTTACATTCAGAGAAATg ATGGCTTAAACCTTGTAGAAGAACTTATTAACAGTGAAGATCTCACAAGCAGTGGAACAGCACGAGAAGGATTGGAAGCAATGAAACTGTTCTTCAAATATTGTGAAATCTACGGAATAATTAATAAA ATTTCATTTGACTTGAGTTTAGCTCGAGGACTGGACTACTACACTGGACTTATATATGAAGCAGTTTTAACAG AATTCAGTCACAGAACTAACTCTCTACACGGACACATGCCTTCTGTTGGTAGTGTAGCAGGAGGTGGTCGATATGACAACcttgttggaatgtttgattcaAAGTGCAGAAATGTTCCGTGTGTTGGATTTAGTGTTGGAATTGAGAGGATTTTCTCCATAATGGATGCTCGAACTCAT ATGGGACTTGAGAAACAGAGAACTACAGAAACACAGATATATGTTGCTTCAGCACAAAAGAACATGACAGAAGAAAGAATGAAGATTTGTAAAGAACTGTGGGATGTTGGAATaaat actGAACAGTCCTACAAAATGAATCCCAAGTTATTAGACCAGCTTCAGTACTGTGAAGAACGAATTATCCCTCTGGTCGTTATTATTGGCGAGACTGAATTACAGAAGGGCGTCGTGAAGCTTCGATATGTTACAAGTAGAGAAGAG ATAGAAATTGAAAGAGATAAGTTAGTTCAAGAAATTACAGCTCATATCAGTACATTTGAATATGAAACACATCTGAAGGAATGTTCGTCAACAATTCATTTAAAACCTGAGACTTCAAATTCATTATTATCCTAA